From the genome of Psychroserpens ponticola, one region includes:
- the rpsO gene encoding 30S ribosomal protein S15, with protein sequence MYLDKKEKEKLFKKHGKNAKDTGSAEGQIALFTQRIEHLTEHLKNNRKDYNTERSLVMLVGKRRSLLDYLTKKDVLRYRAIVKELGLRK encoded by the coding sequence ATGTATTTAGACAAAAAAGAAAAAGAGAAACTCTTTAAGAAACACGGTAAAAACGCAAAAGATACTGGTTCTGCGGAAGGACAGATTGCATTATTTACACAAAGAATTGAACATTTAACTGAGCACTTAAAAAACAATCGTAAAGATTATAACACTGAGCGTTCATTAGTAATGTTAGTAGGAAAAAGAAGAAGCCTACTTGATTACTTAACTAAGAAAGATGTTTTAAGATATCGTGCAATAGTTAAAGAGTTAGGATTAAGAAAATAA